The Rhodoferax sediminis genome has a segment encoding these proteins:
- a CDS encoding alpha/beta fold hydrolase has product MSSFTTSDGIQLSYYIDDSTRPWRKPDTLLLLHAAMGSAKRYFAWVPRLSGHYRVLRMDMRGHGASELPAPDKPLNMERLVQDVVELLDHANCQQAHIAGNSAGGYIGQNLALTHPDRVKSLMLFSSTPGLRQSQWGEWLKRVAEIGLRNFLAENIRDRLPVDQLEPEHIEWFLDEADKLDVDFGGRFVTLMTQLDWTERLHEIRCPTLIARPGLANIGSGDQYEEMHRRIPDSQLITYEGLPHHLTDAAPERCVDDVLAFLRWRFGAA; this is encoded by the coding sequence ATGTCAAGCTTTACTACCAGCGACGGAATCCAGCTCAGCTACTACATCGATGATTCCACGCGCCCCTGGCGCAAGCCCGACACCCTGCTGCTGCTGCATGCGGCCATGGGAAGCGCAAAGCGCTATTTCGCCTGGGTACCGCGCTTGTCCGGCCATTACCGTGTGCTGCGCATGGACATGCGCGGCCACGGCGCGTCCGAGCTTCCTGCCCCCGACAAGCCGCTGAACATGGAGCGGCTGGTGCAGGACGTTGTCGAGTTGCTGGATCACGCGAATTGCCAGCAGGCACACATTGCCGGCAACTCCGCCGGCGGGTACATCGGGCAGAACCTCGCACTCACGCATCCGGACCGGGTAAAGAGCCTGATGCTCTTCAGCTCCACGCCCGGCTTGCGGCAGAGTCAGTGGGGCGAGTGGCTGAAGCGCGTGGCGGAGATCGGACTGCGCAACTTCCTGGCCGAAAACATTCGGGACCGACTGCCGGTGGATCAGCTCGAGCCAGAGCACATTGAATGGTTTCTGGACGAAGCCGACAAGTTAGACGTCGACTTCGGCGGTCGCTTCGTCACGCTGATGACGCAGTTGGACTGGACAGAGCGACTGCACGAAATTCGCTGCCCGACGCTGATTGCGCGTCCGGGTCTGGCCAACATCGGTAGCGGCGACCAGTACGAGGAGATGCACCGGCGCATTCCCGATTCGCAGCTGATCACTTACGAAGGCCTGCCGCACCACCTGACAGACGCAGCGCCAGAGCGTTGTGTGGATGACGTGCTCGCCTTCCTGCGCTGGCGCTTCGGCGCGGCCTGA
- a CDS encoding Bug family tripartite tricarboxylate transporter substrate binding protein encodes MKFPNKSRRQALATLTSGAAAVALPALTWAQTWPTRPVNVVIPYPVGGTTDVIARTLQPAMQSQLGQPIVVDAKTGASGMIATRFVARAPADGYTVLLQTNGIVITPHIIKSAGINPIRDFEPVTLLAAQPMVLVTNPSLPVRSIKELLDYAKAHPGQIDFGSSGAASNGRLATEQFMRQAGISMNHVPYKGMAPITQALLSGEVKLMLSSTTPQINEFVKAGKLRYLGVASLEPSELVPNVEPIAKTLKGFQAEVWYGLLVPRGTPREVVARINDAALKALAVPENRKIIESAGAAAEGSTPEAFKSRMEREYKAWGEIVAQVGVTED; translated from the coding sequence ATGAAATTTCCAAACAAGAGCCGCCGCCAGGCGCTCGCGACCCTTACTTCCGGCGCTGCTGCAGTTGCTTTGCCGGCGCTCACCTGGGCGCAGACATGGCCGACCCGGCCCGTGAACGTCGTCATTCCGTACCCGGTGGGTGGGACCACGGACGTGATCGCACGGACACTTCAGCCCGCTATGCAAAGCCAACTTGGCCAGCCGATCGTCGTTGATGCGAAAACAGGCGCTTCGGGCATGATCGCCACGCGTTTCGTCGCCCGCGCACCGGCGGATGGCTACACCGTGCTGTTGCAAACCAACGGCATCGTGATCACGCCGCACATCATCAAGAGCGCGGGTATCAACCCCATCCGGGATTTCGAGCCCGTCACGCTGCTGGCGGCCCAGCCCATGGTGCTGGTGACTAATCCGTCACTACCGGTGCGCAGCATCAAGGAACTCCTCGACTACGCCAAGGCCCATCCCGGGCAGATCGATTTCGGGTCCTCCGGCGCCGCCTCGAACGGCCGGCTCGCCACGGAGCAGTTCATGCGTCAGGCCGGCATCAGCATGAACCACGTGCCCTACAAGGGCATGGCCCCGATCACGCAGGCGCTGCTCTCCGGCGAAGTGAAGCTGATGCTCTCGTCCACCACGCCGCAGATCAATGAGTTCGTCAAGGCCGGCAAGCTGCGCTACCTGGGCGTTGCATCGCTGGAACCATCTGAACTGGTGCCAAACGTAGAGCCGATCGCCAAGACCCTGAAAGGGTTCCAGGCCGAGGTCTGGTACGGATTGCTGGTGCCGCGAGGTACGCCGCGAGAAGTGGTCGCGCGTATCAACGACGCCGCGCTCAAGGCGCTCGCAGTGCCCGAGAACCGCAAGATCATCGAATCGGCCGGCGCCGCCGCAGAAGGCAGCACGCCAGAGGCCTTCAAGAGTCGCATGGAACGCGAATACAAGGCGTGGGGCGAGATCGTCGCCCAGGTCGGCGTCACAGAGGACTAG
- a CDS encoding MmgE/PrpD family protein: MDATLLHLAHYAVDTDFDQLPPGAAHECERRLVDSVACAAGAFREPLCETLRAFTRHYAGVPPARVWGTGAATSMEMAAFANGTMVRFLDYSDTWLGRGAGHPSDMIPALVAVAEAHRASGRALVAAIVVAYELYCGLCEAAGAERRLDQATFAAVGAAAGTGRLLSLDEARMANALALALAPNLHLYNVRTGTLSDWKGCAGPNGARNGVFAALLACEGVTGPTAPIEGKGGLFDLVGEFELRPGAGTRPLLMDTHLKLHPVCYHGQSAIDAALALRSAVPLEQVVDIHVETYEAAYRAMGSDSSKWAPATRETADHSLPYTVAMALREGRLSSAAYGKDRLNDALTKHLMDKVRVTASDELTRGYPGKVQTRVTLSSADGSVHSHLQEWPKGHAAQPLCDNELEQKFTSLHEAWGDAVATRRTLEAIWSVDQLADVTRLVDALCLNR, translated from the coding sequence ATGGATGCGACGCTCCTGCACCTGGCGCACTACGCCGTTGACACCGATTTCGACCAGCTTCCTCCCGGGGCGGCGCACGAATGCGAGCGGCGATTGGTCGACAGCGTGGCCTGCGCGGCCGGCGCCTTTCGCGAGCCCCTGTGCGAGACGCTGCGCGCCTTCACGCGACACTACGCAGGCGTGCCGCCGGCGCGGGTCTGGGGCACGGGCGCGGCCACGTCGATGGAGATGGCCGCCTTCGCCAACGGCACCATGGTGCGCTTCCTGGACTACAGCGACACCTGGCTAGGCCGGGGCGCGGGGCATCCCAGCGACATGATTCCGGCGCTGGTGGCGGTGGCCGAGGCCCACCGGGCGTCCGGCCGCGCGCTGGTCGCCGCCATCGTGGTGGCCTACGAACTCTATTGCGGGCTGTGCGAGGCTGCCGGCGCCGAGCGGCGGCTTGACCAGGCCACCTTCGCTGCAGTGGGCGCTGCCGCAGGCACCGGGCGTCTGCTGAGCCTTGACGAAGCCCGCATGGCCAATGCATTGGCGCTCGCCCTGGCACCCAACCTGCACTTGTACAACGTGCGCACCGGAACGTTGTCGGACTGGAAGGGCTGCGCGGGTCCCAACGGCGCGCGCAACGGCGTGTTCGCGGCACTGCTGGCGTGCGAAGGCGTCACCGGCCCCACGGCGCCGATCGAGGGAAAAGGCGGGCTGTTCGATCTGGTCGGGGAGTTCGAGTTGCGGCCGGGCGCGGGCACGCGCCCCTTGCTGATGGACACGCATCTGAAGCTTCATCCTGTCTGCTACCACGGCCAGTCCGCGATCGATGCCGCGCTGGCGTTGCGCTCGGCAGTGCCCCTGGAGCAAGTCGTCGATATCCACGTGGAAACCTACGAGGCCGCCTATCGCGCCATGGGCAGCGACAGCAGCAAGTGGGCACCGGCCACGCGTGAGACCGCCGACCACAGCCTGCCGTACACGGTAGCCATGGCGTTGCGGGAAGGCCGGCTGAGCTCGGCGGCGTATGGGAAGGATCGATTGAACGATGCGCTGACGAAGCACCTGATGGACAAGGTGCGCGTGACGGCCTCCGATGAGCTGACGCGCGGATACCCCGGCAAGGTCCAGACACGTGTCACGCTCAGCAGCGCGGACGGGTCCGTCCACAGCCACCTGCAGGAATGGCCCAAGGGTCATGCGGCCCAGCCGCTGTGCGACAACGAGCTGGAACAGAAATTCACGTCTCTCCACGAAGCTTGGGGCGACGCTGTGGCGACGCGCCGCACGCTCGAGGCGATATGGTCGGTTGACCAACTCGCCGACGTCACGCGGCTGGTCGACGCCCTCTGCCTGAATCGCTGA
- a CDS encoding MmgE/PrpD family protein, whose amino-acid sequence MPTSTDLSSDFAHFAAETRYEDLPAAAVEGAKKSILDTLGVILAASGVEPAVHGVAELVREGGGRAESSVLGFGGKVPAVMAAFANGAMAHCLDFDDHAPEGHHPSSSIVPAALAVAERRGGVSGRNLIAAVAAGQDMFLRLRRNVSWKQDWHLTTVLGVFSAAASACRVLGLDADRTLNALGIASMQSCGTMELAYGVGSDLRGMYAGFSTKGAVLAALLAEKGTTGIRSVFEGKAGIFNVYFEGKYDRAKMLRGLGTDYDGGSILFKPWPSCGASHGFIHATLGLMGEHKLALSDIAEIRVNVGDFQQQLCEPIASRRRPATPADAKFSIPFCVAVAATRGAVKVSDFFGANLQDPQVLAAAEKVVPVVDRGFDWKGHLPKGRLDIVTRDGRTLSRVGDNVPGDAECPMDWDYLFDKFRDCASLAAVAPSAAKIRQAQEMARHLEALDDATELLRVLG is encoded by the coding sequence ATGCCGACCTCCACCGACCTGTCCTCCGACTTCGCCCACTTCGCCGCCGAGACCCGCTACGAAGACCTGCCCGCCGCCGCCGTCGAGGGCGCCAAGAAGAGCATTCTCGACACGCTGGGCGTGATCCTCGCGGCCAGCGGCGTGGAACCGGCCGTGCACGGGGTGGCGGAACTGGTGCGCGAGGGCGGCGGGCGCGCCGAGAGCTCCGTGCTCGGCTTCGGCGGCAAGGTGCCGGCCGTGATGGCCGCCTTCGCCAACGGCGCAATGGCGCACTGCCTCGATTTCGACGACCACGCACCCGAAGGCCACCACCCCAGCAGCTCCATCGTGCCGGCGGCGCTGGCCGTGGCGGAGCGCCGGGGCGGCGTCAGCGGCCGCAACCTGATCGCGGCGGTGGCCGCCGGCCAGGACATGTTCCTGCGCCTGCGCCGCAACGTGAGCTGGAAGCAGGACTGGCACCTGACGACGGTGCTGGGCGTGTTTTCGGCGGCGGCCAGCGCTTGCCGCGTACTGGGCCTCGACGCGGACAGGACCCTCAATGCCCTGGGCATCGCCAGCATGCAGTCCTGCGGCACCATGGAGCTGGCCTACGGCGTGGGCAGCGACCTGCGTGGCATGTACGCGGGGTTCAGCACCAAGGGCGCGGTGCTCGCGGCACTGCTGGCCGAGAAGGGCACCACCGGCATCCGCAGCGTGTTCGAGGGCAAGGCCGGCATCTTCAACGTCTACTTCGAGGGCAAGTACGACCGCGCGAAGATGCTGCGGGGCCTGGGAACCGACTATGACGGCGGCTCCATCCTCTTCAAGCCCTGGCCCTCCTGCGGGGCCTCGCACGGCTTCATCCACGCGACGCTGGGCCTGATGGGCGAGCACAAGCTCGCGCTCTCCGACATCGCCGAGATCCGCGTCAACGTCGGCGACTTCCAGCAGCAGTTGTGCGAGCCGATCGCCAGCCGGCGCCGGCCCGCCACGCCCGCCGACGCCAAGTTCAGCATTCCGTTCTGCGTGGCCGTGGCGGCGACCCGCGGAGCGGTCAAGGTGTCGGACTTCTTCGGCGCCAACCTGCAGGACCCACAGGTGCTCGCGGCCGCCGAGAAGGTGGTGCCGGTCGTCGACCGCGGCTTCGACTGGAAGGGCCACCTGCCCAAGGGCCGGCTGGACATAGTCACCCGCGACGGCCGCACCCTGTCCCGCGTCGGTGACAATGTCCCGGGCGATGCCGAGTGCCCCATGGACTGGGATTACCTGTTCGACAAGTTTCGCGACTGCGCATCCCTGGCCGCGGTGGCGCCTTCGGCCGCGAAGATCCGCCAGGCCCAGGAGATGGCGCGCCACCTAGAGGCGCTGGACGACGCCACCGAACTGCTGCGCGTGCTGGGCTGA
- a CDS encoding MmgE/PrpD family protein, with protein sequence MDLAYHLAGNAVSRNFSDLSPQTVDATVDALIDSLACALAGTQSPGLAKARAALGRWGGDGCSVWGGFGRAPAPWAAFLNAVSMHALDYDDTDDKVPLHANGLVLPPLLADLEENRPDCDGREFLTALAVGVDGAMRIGRAGGPKGSRGWNYSVISGSVGAVLALARLRRWDTETTVSALGHQLTQTAGSLQSIIDGSLAKRFQPAQMVKNVVLSAALAQAGIDGPRNVFEGKAGFINLYQDGKFDREAVEPGLQHCALVNDLSLKPYPACRFTHAPIDLALELHQRGVRPQDIKHIGIRVSGQAVNMVGRRFDAKTAGVVDAQFSIAYTVAVGLARGAVRISDFTEETIRDPRVGAFAAEKITIEAGEALPFLGMVPVFFDVELGNGQRIELATENVAGSPEKRMSSGQLRDKLIDCLGYGKSRVDPDELIATVKGLREGKPVASVLQLLA encoded by the coding sequence ATGGATCTCGCCTACCACCTCGCCGGCAATGCCGTTTCCCGCAACTTCAGCGATCTTTCGCCGCAAACGGTGGACGCCACGGTGGATGCGCTGATCGACAGCCTTGCCTGCGCGCTCGCCGGCACCCAGTCGCCCGGCCTCGCGAAGGCCCGCGCCGCGCTCGGCCGCTGGGGCGGTGATGGCTGCTCGGTGTGGGGCGGCTTCGGCCGCGCGCCCGCGCCCTGGGCGGCGTTCCTGAACGCAGTCAGCATGCATGCGCTGGACTACGACGACACCGACGACAAGGTTCCGCTGCATGCCAATGGCCTGGTGCTGCCGCCGCTGCTGGCCGACCTGGAAGAGAACCGGCCGGACTGCGACGGCCGCGAATTCCTCACCGCGCTGGCCGTCGGGGTCGATGGCGCCATGCGCATCGGCCGCGCCGGCGGCCCGAAGGGGTCGCGCGGCTGGAACTACAGCGTGATCAGCGGCTCGGTCGGCGCGGTGCTGGCGCTGGCGCGGCTGCGCCGCTGGGACACCGAGACCACGGTGAGCGCACTCGGGCACCAGCTCACCCAGACCGCGGGGAGCCTGCAGTCGATCATCGACGGCAGCCTGGCCAAGCGCTTCCAGCCCGCGCAGATGGTCAAGAACGTCGTGCTCTCCGCGGCGCTCGCGCAGGCCGGCATCGATGGGCCGCGCAACGTCTTCGAGGGCAAGGCCGGCTTCATCAACCTGTACCAGGACGGCAAGTTCGACCGCGAGGCCGTCGAGCCGGGCCTGCAGCACTGCGCCCTGGTCAACGACCTGAGCCTGAAGCCCTATCCCGCCTGCCGCTTTACGCACGCGCCGATCGATCTGGCGTTGGAACTGCACCAGCGCGGCGTTCGCCCGCAGGACATCAAGCACATCGGCATCCGCGTGAGCGGCCAGGCCGTGAATATGGTCGGGCGCCGCTTCGACGCGAAGACGGCGGGCGTGGTCGACGCGCAGTTCAGCATTGCCTACACGGTGGCCGTAGGCCTCGCGCGCGGCGCTGTGCGCATCTCTGATTTCACCGAGGAGACGATCCGCGATCCTCGCGTGGGCGCCTTCGCGGCCGAAAAGATCACGATCGAGGCGGGCGAGGCCCTGCCGTTCCTTGGCATGGTTCCCGTGTTCTTCGATGTGGAGCTGGGTAACGGACAGCGCATCGAGCTGGCGACCGAGAACGTTGCCGGGAGCCCGGAAAAGCGAATGTCATCCGGGCAGCTTCGCGACAAGCTCATCGACTGCCTGGGCTACGGCAAGTCGCGCGTCGACCCCGACGAACTGATCGCTACGGTCAAAGGACTGCGCGAGGGCAAGCCGGTCGCATCGGTGCTGCAACTGCTGGCGTAA
- a CDS encoding Bug family tripartite tricarboxylate transporter substrate binding protein, whose translation MKRRAFIQTPAALIVGTTLCSAALSQEPFPYKPIRFVIPSAPGGVSDAVARVYGERMSKYLKQPVLIENMPGAETLLAVRHVLKSPADGYTLIVSANTVVTLPHVDKSAGYNPSDFTGVSYLSKMPMALVVSGQSPFRTLAELVAAAKKAPGTITFASLGIGTTSHMPVELFTQSAGIKLQLIPYKGIPLAIPDVVSGRVTLMMGTSPSVGALIKAGKLRALAVTSETRSPSFPNTPAFAELGYVESTYELFLGLMAPAKIPPAVLKILSDAAEEAKNDLDLRERLEALGQELPSQTTPEQFNAFLRREEEKMKKLVKEANIQISRS comes from the coding sequence ATGAAAAGACGCGCATTCATCCAAACCCCTGCGGCCCTGATCGTCGGCACGACCCTGTGCTCGGCTGCCTTGTCGCAGGAACCCTTCCCCTACAAGCCGATCCGGTTCGTCATCCCGAGTGCGCCCGGCGGGGTGAGTGATGCGGTTGCCCGAGTATACGGCGAGCGCATGTCGAAGTACCTGAAACAGCCGGTGCTAATCGAGAACATGCCCGGCGCTGAAACGCTGCTGGCCGTGCGGCATGTCCTCAAGTCGCCGGCCGACGGTTATACGCTGATCGTTTCGGCCAATACCGTCGTAACCCTGCCCCATGTGGACAAGAGCGCGGGTTACAACCCCAGCGATTTCACGGGCGTGTCCTACCTGTCGAAGATGCCAATGGCGCTCGTTGTCTCCGGCCAGTCGCCGTTCAGGACGCTCGCCGAACTCGTCGCTGCAGCGAAGAAAGCACCCGGCACCATCACGTTCGCGTCGTTGGGCATCGGCACTACGTCTCACATGCCCGTGGAGCTGTTTACCCAGAGCGCCGGCATCAAGCTGCAACTGATTCCCTACAAGGGCATCCCCCTGGCAATCCCGGACGTGGTGTCCGGACGAGTCACGTTGATGATGGGGACTTCACCCTCGGTGGGAGCACTGATCAAGGCCGGCAAGCTGCGGGCGCTGGCGGTCACGTCCGAAACGCGTTCGCCGTCGTTCCCCAACACCCCGGCTTTCGCCGAGTTGGGCTACGTTGAATCGACCTATGAACTTTTCCTGGGCCTCATGGCGCCCGCCAAGATACCGCCCGCGGTCCTGAAGATCCTGTCGGATGCCGCGGAAGAGGCCAAGAACGACCTCGACCTGCGCGAGCGGCTCGAAGCCCTGGGACAGGAGCTTCCCTCCCAGACTACACCGGAGCAGTTCAACGCCTTCCTGCGCCGTGAGGAAGAGAAGATGAAGAAGCTGGTGAAGGAAGCCAACATCCAGATCAGCCGGAGCTGA
- a CDS encoding oxidoreductase, whose translation MKKTSTKTWLITGADKGLGYFTAKAALERGDRVAVTVLATDGSHSLAAQYPDRLLSIHLDARDHARCAEVVAQVERAFGGVDILVNNAGYGLIALAEETGADKYRPLFEVNFFGLAEMTRAVLPIMRRQRSGHIVNLSSVAGFAGSVGFGFYCAAKHAVEGYSETLAMELKHLGIHVTIVEPGGHRSDFAGASLVTGLTGSEDYAAAKQRVAEYQERRHGKQPSDPAKFGLALCRLVDAEQPPLRLPIGEDAVKLVREQTASVAAELERWTELSLSTRVDE comes from the coding sequence ATGAAGAAGACATCGACGAAAACGTGGTTGATCACGGGCGCGGACAAGGGCCTCGGCTATTTCACCGCCAAGGCCGCCCTGGAACGCGGCGACCGGGTGGCTGTCACGGTGCTCGCCACTGACGGCAGCCACAGCCTCGCGGCGCAGTACCCCGACCGGCTGCTGTCCATCCATCTGGATGCGCGTGACCACGCGCGCTGTGCCGAAGTGGTCGCGCAGGTCGAGCGCGCTTTCGGCGGCGTCGACATCCTGGTTAACAACGCGGGCTATGGGCTGATCGCGCTCGCGGAGGAAACGGGCGCGGACAAGTACCGGCCCCTGTTCGAGGTAAATTTCTTCGGCCTCGCAGAAATGACGCGGGCCGTCCTTCCCATCATGCGGCGGCAGCGCTCGGGCCACATCGTCAACCTGTCGTCCGTGGCGGGTTTCGCCGGCTCCGTTGGCTTCGGGTTCTACTGCGCGGCCAAGCACGCCGTCGAGGGCTATTCGGAAACACTCGCGATGGAGCTCAAGCACCTGGGCATCCACGTGACGATCGTGGAGCCGGGCGGGCACCGCAGCGATTTTGCCGGGGCCTCGCTGGTCACCGGCCTCACTGGCAGCGAGGACTACGCTGCCGCGAAGCAGCGCGTCGCCGAGTACCAGGAGCGGCGGCACGGCAAGCAGCCGAGCGACCCGGCCAAGTTCGGGCTGGCGTTGTGCCGCCTCGTCGACGCGGAGCAGCCGCCGCTGCGGCTGCCGATCGGCGAGGATGCCGTCAAGCTCGTGCGGGAGCAGACCGCGTCGGTGGCTGCCGAACTGGAACGCTGGACCGAGCTTTCGCTGTCGACCCGAGTCGACGAGTGA
- a CDS encoding NAD-dependent succinate-semialdehyde dehydrogenase — translation MNQSSSTDAPQVAYPRIALFVDGEWIHDRPAFCEVRNPSDDTVLGSVPGAIPADLERALQSAARGFALWRDTPAPERARVLLCAAELLRARRDEIGRTITLEQGKPYADGKTEVERACGFLEWEAAQALRVYGSVLPSEPRMQRLVFKQPIGPVAAFTPWNVPISSPGRKLGAALAAGCSVILKPSEFTPGAACAFVQCLQEAGLPAGVVNLVFGDPVLISTTLIASPVIRMVTLTGSVQVGKQLSKLAGEAMKPVLMELGGHAPVLVCAGVDGAHVAQQAAAAKMRMAGQICASPTRFIVHRSVYDSFVSELSRIARELRVGDGFAAGVQVGPLMNARRVAAIEGLVQDAQARGARVVAGGQRIGQRGCFFAPTVLADVPLDAMAMSEEPFGPLALCVAFDTLDEALALANSLPLGLQAYAFTNSLEDAERIGRELECGALSINHMGAPGADAPFGGVKDSGLGRESGPGSLEAFLVTKTVLQKTTQV, via the coding sequence ATGAACCAATCTTCCAGCACCGACGCGCCCCAGGTCGCCTACCCGCGCATCGCCCTTTTCGTGGACGGCGAGTGGATCCACGACCGGCCCGCCTTCTGCGAGGTGCGCAATCCGAGCGACGACACCGTCCTGGGCAGCGTGCCGGGTGCTATCCCGGCCGATCTCGAGCGGGCGCTGCAGTCGGCGGCCCGCGGCTTCGCGCTCTGGCGCGACACGCCCGCGCCGGAGCGGGCGCGGGTGCTGCTGTGTGCGGCCGAGCTGCTGCGAGCCCGCCGCGACGAGATCGGCCGCACCATCACCCTGGAGCAGGGCAAACCCTACGCCGACGGCAAGACCGAGGTGGAGCGCGCCTGCGGCTTTCTCGAGTGGGAGGCCGCGCAGGCACTGCGTGTCTATGGCAGCGTGCTGCCGTCCGAGCCCCGGATGCAGCGCCTCGTGTTCAAGCAGCCGATCGGCCCGGTGGCGGCATTCACGCCCTGGAACGTGCCCATCAGCTCGCCGGGGCGCAAGCTCGGCGCGGCGCTCGCTGCCGGCTGCTCCGTTATTCTCAAGCCCTCGGAGTTCACGCCGGGCGCTGCCTGCGCCTTCGTGCAGTGCCTGCAGGAGGCCGGCCTGCCCGCCGGCGTCGTCAACCTCGTCTTCGGCGACCCGGTGCTCATCTCGACCACCCTCATCGCCTCGCCGGTGATCCGCATGGTGACCCTGACCGGTTCGGTGCAGGTGGGCAAGCAACTGTCGAAGCTCGCGGGCGAAGCCATGAAGCCGGTGCTCATGGAACTCGGTGGCCACGCCCCGGTCCTGGTCTGCGCAGGGGTCGACGGCGCCCACGTGGCGCAGCAGGCCGCGGCGGCGAAGATGCGGATGGCCGGCCAGATCTGCGCCTCGCCCACGCGCTTCATCGTGCACCGCAGCGTCTACGACAGCTTCGTCTCCGAACTCTCCCGGATCGCCCGCGAGTTGCGCGTCGGCGACGGCTTCGCTGCCGGCGTGCAGGTCGGGCCGCTGATGAACGCGCGTCGCGTGGCGGCCATCGAGGGCCTGGTTCAGGACGCGCAGGCACGCGGCGCGCGGGTGGTGGCCGGCGGGCAGCGCATCGGACAGCGGGGGTGCTTCTTTGCCCCGACCGTGCTGGCCGACGTGCCGCTGGACGCCATGGCCATGAGCGAGGAGCCGTTCGGCCCGCTCGCGCTGTGCGTTGCGTTCGACACCCTCGACGAAGCGCTGGCGCTGGCCAACAGCCTCCCCCTGGGGCTGCAGGCCTACGCGTTCACCAACTCGCTGGAGGATGCCGAGCGCATCGGCCGCGAGCTCGAATGCGGCGCCCTGTCCATCAACCACATGGGCGCGCCCGGCGCGGATGCGCCTTTCGGCGGCGTCAAGGACAGCGGGCTCGGCCGCGAAAGCGGGCCGGGGAGCCTGGAAGCCTTTCTCGTGACGAAGACGGTTCTGCAGAAGACGACGCAGGTCTGA